In Nitrosophilus labii, the following proteins share a genomic window:
- a CDS encoding integrase core domain-containing protein: MMPSRSHYPNQRWAIDMTRIYSINDGWSTLACMIDTCTCEIVGWRLSKSGKANTAEAALQEDLIYRFGRLQRLKEPIVLRSDNDLVFSSKSFTKTIKDYNFTQEFITPYTPEQNGMIERFFRTIKEECIWHYNFKSLKEANKIIGEWINFYNQKRKHSALQYKTPAEVFRLVA; the protein is encoded by the coding sequence ATGATGCCTTCACGTTCACACTATCCCAATCAAAGATGGGCAATCGATATGACCCGCATCTACAGTATCAATGATGGCTGGAGTACTTTAGCTTGCATGATTGATACTTGTACCTGTGAAATCGTTGGATGGAGACTCTCAAAAAGCGGTAAAGCAAACACAGCAGAGGCAGCTTTGCAAGAAGATCTAATCTACCGTTTCGGAAGACTCCAGCGATTGAAAGAGCCCATTGTATTACGAAGCGACAATGATCTAGTTTTTAGCAGCAAATCATTCACCAAAACAATCAAAGATTATAATTTTACTCAGGAATTTATTACTCCCTACACTCCTGAACAAAATGGTATGATTGAAAGGTTCTTCCGAACCATCAAGGAAGAGTGTATCTGGCACTATAACTTCAAATCACTCAAGGAGGCTAATAAAATTATTGGAGAATGGATCAATTTTTACAATCAAAAACGAAAGCATTCAGCGCTGCAGTACAAAACGCCCGCAGAAGTGTTTCGTTTAGTAGC